The nucleotide window GGACGTTCGTGCGGCCCGTCGGGCCCAATGCCTGGAGGCTTTCCGCCATCCAGCAGGCCTAGCTCGCGCCTATTGCAGAGATCGTGAAGCCCCGGCCGAATCATCGGCCGGGGCTTCGCTGTCCGCCTTCGAGGAGAGTGTCGCGATGACCGATGACGCGTCGCCTATCAGCCGCTTCCCCGTGCCCGCGCCCGAGACGCTTCCGGAAGACATCCGAAAGGTGGTCGAGGCCAACGCCGCCAAGGCGGGCTTCACGCCCAACGTGTTTCTGGCCTACGGCTACAAGCCGGAGCACTTCCGCGCCTTCTTCCACTACTACGACGTGCTGATGAAGGGCCCTTCGGGGCTCTCGCGCGCCGAGCGCGAGATGATCGTGCTGGCGGTGAGTCGCGTCAACAACTGCACCTACTGCACCGTGGCCCACGGCGCGGCGCTCCGCATCCTCAGCAAGAACCCCGTCCTCGCCGACCAGATCAGCGCCAATTACCGCGCGGCCGATGTCACGCCGCGCCAGCGCGCCATGCTCGACTTCGCGGTCAAGGTGACGGAGCGGTCGGGGGAGATCGAGCAGGCGGACTTCGAGCGCCTGCGCGAGCACGGCTTCACCGACTCGGACATCTGGGACATCGGCGCCGTCGCGGCCTTCTTCAACCTGTCCAACCGCATGGCCAATCTGGCCGACATGAAGCCCAACCGCGAGTTCTACACCATGGGGCGCGGCTAGCGCATGCGCCTCGCCGTGCCGCCGTCCCTCAGCGGCCGCGCCGACCAGGTGATCCGATGACCATCCGTTTCCCTCTCCCCTCTGGGGAGCGGGCCGCAGTTCGAGCAGAGACGCTCGCTTCGAGCGGTGAGGCGAGGGCTGAGAAGGTGAGGGGCTGATCCGATGGCCGACATTCTCCGCATCGCCAACTGCAGCGGGTTCTACGGCGACCGGCTGTCGGCCGCGCGGGAGATGGTCGAGGGCGGGCCCATCGACGTGCTGACGGGCGACTACCTGGCCGAGCTGACCATGGCGATCCTCTACAAGAGCCGCGCGAAGAAGCCGGAGACGGGCTACGCGACGACCTTCGTGACCCAGATGGAGCAGGTGCTGGGCGCCTGCCTCGCCAAGGGGATCAAGGTCGTGGCGAACGCGGGCGGGCTCAACCCCGCGGGCTGCGCCGCGGCGGTGCAGGCCGTCGCGGACAAGCAGGGGCTCAAGCCGAAGATCGCCTACGTCACCGGCGACGACGTGCTGGACAAGCTCGACGAGTGGCAGCGGGCGGGCCACGCGCTGGCGCACCTCGACCGAGGCCGTCCGTTAAATGATCTGCGCGCGCCCGTCGTCACCGCCAACGCCTACCTCGGCGGCTGGGGCATCGCCCTAGCGCTGGCCCAGGGCGCCGACGTCGTCATCACCGGCCGCGTTACGGATGCCGCGCTGGCGCTCGGCCCCGCGGCGTGGAGGTTCGGCTGGAAGCGCGACGACTGGGACCGCCTCGCGGCGGGCGTCGTCTGCGGGCACATCCTGGAATGCGGCGCCCAGTGCTGCGGCGGCAACTACTCCTTCTTCCAGGAAGTGCCGACGTACACGAAGATCGGCTTCCCCGTGGCGGAGATGGAGGCCTCCGGCGAGTTCGTCGTCACCAAGCACCCAGGCACGGGCGGCCTCGTCTCCGTCGGCACCATCACGGCCCAGCTCCTCTACGAGATCGGCGGGCCGCGCTATCTCAACCCCGACGTGACCGCGCGCTTCGACTCGATTCGTCTCGCCCAGGACGGACCCGATCGCGTGCGCGTGAGGAGCGTGAAGGGCGAGCCGCCGCCGCCCGACACGAAGCTCTGTCTCAACTACTTCGGCGGCTACCGGAACACCATGACCTTCGTGCTGACGGGGCTCGATATCCCC belongs to Candidatus Rokuibacteriota bacterium and includes:
- a CDS encoding peroxidase-related enzyme (This protein belongs to a clade of uncharacterized proteins related to peroxidases such as the alkylhydroperoxidase AhpD.); translated protein: MTDDASPISRFPVPAPETLPEDIRKVVEANAAKAGFTPNVFLAYGYKPEHFRAFFHYYDVLMKGPSGLSRAEREMIVLAVSRVNNCTYCTVAHGAALRILSKNPVLADQISANYRAADVTPRQRAMLDFAVKVTERSGEIEQADFERLREHGFTDSDIWDIGAVAAFFNLSNRMANLADMKPNREFYTMGRG
- a CDS encoding acyclic terpene utilization AtuA family protein, with protein sequence MADILRIANCSGFYGDRLSAAREMVEGGPIDVLTGDYLAELTMAILYKSRAKKPETGYATTFVTQMEQVLGACLAKGIKVVANAGGLNPAGCAAAVQAVADKQGLKPKIAYVTGDDVLDKLDEWQRAGHALAHLDRGRPLNDLRAPVVTANAYLGGWGIALALAQGADVVITGRVTDAALALGPAAWRFGWKRDDWDRLAAGVVCGHILECGAQCCGGNYSFFQEVPTYTKIGFPVAEMEASGEFVVTKHPGTGGLVSVGTITAQLLYEIGGPRYLNPDVTARFDSIRLAQDGPDRVRVRSVKGEPPPPDTKLCLNYFGGYRNTMTFVLTGLDIPEKAKLIEDTFWGMVGGRERFAEVAVSLRRSDQEDPESNESAQALLKITVKDPDGAKVGRAWSNRAIEMALAHYPGFHMTSPPTEETAYAVYWPALVPSRMIEQVVHVGGRAIAIPPTMSEGRDMASALPQSAAVPPPPGAKTVRAPLGRVVGARSGDKGGNANVGVWARTPEAYAWLCWFLTAERLSQLLPEARGLEVERYLLPNLHAVNFVIQRLLGEGVSASTRSDPQAKSLGEYLRAKVVDVPETLLG